In Candidatus Methylacidithermus pantelleriae, a genomic segment contains:
- a CDS encoding FkbM family methyltransferase has protein sequence MREVLDKSPPVWARTIVRGLRGLQFRGKVRVLDRLVGRRGIVCERIFGSWIELDLSEFVQRWIFYGVYGIEELGWLKAILRPGDTFVDVGAHVGFFSLAAAKTVGRQGRVIAIEPAPTLFEKLSKWVSKNDLSWIHPLPVAVGSKRGEASLFLDDDTNYAPSFFRGETFVSKVPVRPLDDIAEECGIEVIHLLKLDIEGSEQQAWEGAQRLIRQKRIKAVICEFNESCLVAAGTSSKYLWHKIVESGFADAEWGVSEPHFPAGNFLQNRLFFQVT, from the coding sequence ATGCGGGAGGTACTGGATAAGAGTCCCCCGGTTTGGGCCAGAACCATTGTGCGAGGGCTCCGTGGTCTTCAATTCAGGGGGAAGGTGCGCGTGCTAGACCGGCTGGTCGGGAGGCGTGGAATCGTTTGCGAAAGAATTTTTGGCTCATGGATAGAACTTGACCTTAGTGAGTTTGTGCAGCGGTGGATTTTCTATGGTGTCTACGGGATCGAAGAGTTGGGCTGGCTTAAGGCCATCTTACGACCTGGAGACACTTTTGTGGACGTGGGAGCGCACGTGGGATTTTTTTCGTTAGCTGCGGCTAAGACGGTGGGTCGCCAAGGCCGGGTCATTGCTATCGAACCTGCCCCTACGCTTTTTGAGAAACTGTCGAAGTGGGTGAGCAAAAATGATCTATCATGGATCCATCCGCTCCCAGTTGCCGTAGGTAGCAAGCGAGGCGAAGCTAGCTTGTTTTTAGATGATGATACCAATTACGCTCCAAGTTTTTTTCGTGGCGAAACGTTTGTTTCGAAAGTCCCGGTGCGGCCGCTGGACGACATCGCGGAGGAATGCGGGATTGAGGTTATCCACCTTTTAAAGCTGGATATTGAGGGAAGCGAGCAGCAAGCGTGGGAGGGAGCCCAGAGACTTATCCGTCAGAAGAGGATCAAAGCAGTCATCTGTGAGTTTAACGAAAGTTGTCTTGTAGCGGCTGGTACGAGTTCGAAGTATCTTTGGCATAAAATTGTTGAAAGTGGGTTTGCCGATGCAGAGTGGGGAGTGTCTGAACCACACTTTCCCGCGGGAAACTTTCTCCAGAACCGGCTTTTTTTTCAGGTAACCTAA
- a CDS encoding class I SAM-dependent methyltransferase yields MTERSECYEKGGERENVKVAEKVAKANREAYERLDRERYIVGAFHIRQEGPKRVWLALWQRVQAHLPEKKRNDWELLDLGAGEGSMTLSWLERGARVTAIDISQRRLEQLGERCKRFQERLTLIEGDASEWVVRLKELQKTYDVVAVSAFLHHVPDYLLLVESFLGLVGKGGQVITFEDPLWRPRLGWTSTIMDDLLYAMWRVSQPDPVGGAFRWLRRKCGIFRDTPEDWVEYHGVRWGVDEEKIVTILERSGFEWEMYRYFSTPGKWEQRVGESLGLVNRFALWARRTKSVEGLYSQGEERLPKKVSSETPQRERKKGLGSFQY; encoded by the coding sequence ATGACAGAAAGGAGTGAGTGCTACGAGAAGGGCGGAGAAAGAGAAAACGTGAAGGTCGCCGAAAAAGTAGCCAAAGCCAACCGGGAGGCCTATGAGAGGCTGGACCGTGAGAGGTATATTGTAGGCGCGTTTCACATTCGCCAAGAGGGTCCGAAGCGAGTATGGTTGGCGTTGTGGCAAAGGGTCCAAGCTCACCTGCCGGAAAAGAAAAGAAACGACTGGGAGTTATTGGATCTTGGTGCAGGTGAGGGTTCGATGACGCTTAGCTGGTTAGAAAGGGGCGCTCGGGTGACGGCTATTGACATAAGTCAACGGCGATTGGAACAACTTGGAGAAAGGTGCAAACGCTTTCAGGAAAGGTTAACACTGATCGAAGGAGACGCAAGCGAGTGGGTTGTGCGACTGAAGGAGCTCCAAAAGACGTATGATGTCGTAGCAGTCAGTGCTTTTCTACATCATGTTCCAGATTACCTTTTGCTCGTAGAGAGCTTCCTCGGTCTGGTAGGGAAGGGAGGGCAAGTCATAACCTTTGAGGACCCCTTGTGGCGTCCGAGGCTGGGTTGGACGAGTACGATAATGGACGACCTTCTCTACGCGATGTGGCGGGTCAGTCAGCCGGACCCGGTGGGGGGAGCGTTTCGGTGGTTGCGGCGGAAGTGTGGGATCTTTCGTGACACACCAGAGGATTGGGTAGAGTACCATGGAGTCCGGTGGGGGGTCGATGAGGAGAAGATTGTGACAATCTTAGAACGCAGCGGATTTGAGTGGGAGATGTACCGGTACTTTAGTACGCCAGGGAAATGGGAACAGCGTGTGGGAGAATCTCTGGGTTTAGTGAACCGCTTTGCCCTTTGGGCTCGCAGGACAAAGTCGGTCGAAGGGTTGTATAGCCAGGGGGAAGAACGCTTGCCGAAAAAGGTGTCTTCGGAAACGCCGCAGCGCGAACGTAAAAAGGGTCTTGGGTCTTTTCAATACTGA
- a CDS encoding glycosyltransferase family 2 protein: protein MEKRSVPVTVVVPSRNEAANIEKCLRSLEPAQRVLVVDSQSTDGTPELAQRLGAEVVTFVYQGGYPKKRQWVLDHGDIKTDWVLLVDADEIVTHELWLEISYRVRYPGRYVAFAAKKEFHFLGKRFRFGGFSFQAVVLFRRGKARFERLLEDDPSGMDVEVHERLVVDGMVGRLLVPLVHDDWKGLDAYVERHLRYAAWEAKVRQRYRQSGQYGLERIKPNVMGNCQEVRRFWKLVAIRLPGEPLWWFVYHYLFRLGILEGKAGLLACLLRAFYILIVHGKLYEWSLGGNVQRDRVGKEELSVAAVEEKIGSR from the coding sequence ATGGAGAAAAGAAGTGTGCCAGTGACGGTGGTTGTGCCGTCCCGAAACGAGGCGGCGAACATCGAAAAATGCTTGCGGAGTCTCGAACCTGCGCAGCGGGTTCTTGTTGTTGACTCGCAAAGTACGGATGGAACCCCGGAGTTAGCTCAAAGACTGGGTGCCGAGGTGGTGACGTTTGTTTATCAAGGTGGATATCCAAAGAAGCGACAGTGGGTTCTCGATCACGGCGATATTAAGACCGATTGGGTTCTTCTGGTAGATGCGGACGAGATTGTGACTCATGAGCTATGGCTAGAAATCTCGTACCGCGTCCGGTACCCAGGGCGATACGTGGCGTTTGCTGCGAAAAAAGAATTTCACTTCTTAGGAAAGCGTTTTCGGTTTGGTGGTTTTTCTTTTCAAGCGGTGGTTCTTTTTCGAAGAGGGAAGGCGCGATTCGAGAGGCTGCTTGAAGATGATCCGAGCGGGATGGATGTAGAGGTGCATGAGAGACTGGTGGTGGACGGGATGGTGGGGAGGCTTTTGGTCCCTTTGGTTCATGATGACTGGAAGGGATTGGACGCTTATGTAGAACGACATTTGCGGTACGCTGCATGGGAGGCCAAAGTAAGGCAACGATACCGGCAATCGGGCCAGTACGGACTGGAACGAATCAAGCCGAACGTTATGGGGAATTGCCAAGAGGTACGGAGGTTTTGGAAGCTTGTGGCGATTCGGCTTCCAGGAGAACCGCTTTGGTGGTTTGTCTACCACTATCTTTTTCGATTAGGGATCCTGGAGGGCAAGGCTGGGCTCCTTGCTTGCCTTTTGCGCGCCTTTTACATTTTGATTGTGCATGGGAAACTGTATGAGTGGTCGTTGGGTGGGAACGTACAGAGAGATAGAGTGGGAAAAGAGGAACTGAGCGTTGCGGCTGTCGAAGAGAAGATAGGATCGCGCTGA
- a CDS encoding LbetaH domain-containing protein, with amino-acid sequence MIYNADWVIVRSHAIISEYAYVCTASHDYNRKDFPIVTAPVELGAYSWICAKACILPGVKVGEGAVLGLGSVATKHLDPWTVYVGVPARPAKKRVRVIA; translated from the coding sequence GTGATTTATAATGCAGATTGGGTGATTGTGAGAAGCCATGCCATCATTTCCGAGTACGCATACGTTTGCACTGCTTCGCATGATTATAATAGAAAAGATTTTCCGATTGTGACGGCTCCGGTCGAGCTGGGTGCCTACTCGTGGATTTGCGCCAAGGCATGCATTTTACCAGGAGTTAAGGTGGGAGAAGGAGCGGTGCTAGGTTTGGGATCCGTTGCTACGAAACACCTGGATCCCTGGACAGTGTATGTGGGTGTCCCTGCGCGTCCAGCTAAGAAGAGAGTTAGGGTTATCGCCTAG
- a CDS encoding glycosyltransferase, with product MRFPRILSVIGSLDPSGGGPPEACVAMAREFRSLGVDAEILTLDRPGADWGTGAGLTVYQLGPALGKYRYTGNLVSWVRAKAPNYDAVFIHGLWGYWMLGTWLGLRKRVPYFVYPHGMLDPWFRKAYPAKHLKKWVYWHLFEARILREASGVLFTCEEERRLGRESFGYNGWRDLVIPYGVPDPGPAKAGDAAAFAQKFPNLKEKKIWLFLGRIHPKKGCDLLIEAFSQVRHLDPNVWLLFVGPDEGGWRNFLERFAKDKRVGDRIVWAGPLYGEWKWRAIRASELLVLPSHQENFGRVVAEALACGVPVLITKSINIWREIESDGAGMVCDDELRSLTGSLQAWIQIPQVKRVQYAEKARRCFENRFWIRRAAEFLLGIVRGLTGNGKSNGKTLCPTVVVRT from the coding sequence TTGAGGTTTCCAAGGATTCTTTCTGTTATTGGGTCACTGGACCCCTCGGGAGGAGGCCCTCCGGAGGCGTGCGTGGCCATGGCACGAGAGTTTCGCTCTCTCGGCGTGGACGCGGAGATCCTAACACTGGATCGCCCAGGGGCTGATTGGGGCACGGGGGCTGGGTTGACCGTTTATCAGCTTGGGCCTGCTCTAGGAAAGTATCGGTATACAGGGAATTTAGTGTCATGGGTAAGGGCAAAGGCACCAAACTATGACGCTGTTTTCATCCACGGTCTGTGGGGCTATTGGATGCTGGGTACTTGGCTAGGTCTGCGGAAGCGCGTTCCATATTTTGTCTATCCTCATGGCATGCTTGACCCTTGGTTTCGGAAGGCGTATCCGGCCAAACATTTGAAAAAATGGGTTTACTGGCATCTTTTCGAGGCGAGAATCCTTCGGGAAGCCTCCGGGGTGCTTTTTACGTGTGAAGAGGAGCGCAGACTGGGCCGCGAGTCTTTTGGATATAATGGTTGGAGGGATCTTGTGATTCCCTATGGCGTACCCGACCCTGGCCCAGCAAAAGCAGGCGACGCTGCAGCATTCGCTCAAAAATTTCCGAACCTCAAGGAGAAAAAAATTTGGTTATTTCTGGGTAGGATTCACCCAAAGAAGGGTTGCGATCTTTTGATCGAAGCTTTTTCCCAAGTTCGACATCTTGATCCCAATGTTTGGCTTCTTTTCGTTGGTCCCGATGAAGGAGGCTGGCGAAATTTCCTCGAACGTTTTGCCAAAGACAAGCGAGTTGGGGACAGAATCGTGTGGGCAGGACCGTTGTATGGAGAATGGAAGTGGCGGGCGATCCGTGCGAGTGAGCTTCTCGTTCTTCCTTCCCATCAAGAAAACTTTGGCCGCGTCGTAGCCGAGGCTCTTGCCTGCGGCGTGCCGGTACTCATCACAAAAAGCATCAACATTTGGAGAGAAATCGAAAGCGATGGCGCAGGGATGGTGTGCGACGACGAGTTGCGGTCTCTTACTGGTTCGCTGCAAGCGTGGATCCAAATTCCTCAGGTGAAACGAGTCCAATATGCGGAAAAGGCCAGGAGGTGCTTCGAAAATCGTTTCTGGATTAGGCGGGCAGCTGAGTTTCTCCTTGGAATCGTTCGCGGGCTTACGGGGAATGGGAAATCCAATGGTAAGACGTTGTGCCCAACAGTGGTTGTGAGAACGTGA